The sequence AATTATCCACAGgaatatttatgcattcattatgttttcaaaccaaaataaatttcTCTTTTTACAAAAGTTAACTTGcttattttttaacaaaaaatattttaaaaagatttattaattttctgaaaaaaaatacaaaacttttAATGTAATGTTACAATTAACAACAGTAGAAATTTTTTacatccacataaaaaatattaaaaattatttacttCAATTATTAATCTTGGTTTACGTTCCAATAGTTTATGCTACAACCATTCATTTTCGTACTCACCTATCCCTGGGCGCAGTTAACGAGGAGAGATATAGCTGCTAATATTGCCGTATGGGTTCGTCCAGCCGGTTCGTCCAGACGGATATGACCACTCAGATTACGGAGGCTTTCCACCCTGGCCTAAATTATCTATTCTCTATATCTTTCTAGAGAAAGCGGGGATTTTCTTCATTTTGTTTTCCCTGCTCCCCAATAACTATTCGCTGTTTGGCCGCTACTCCCCAGTCAAGCCCATAGAATTGGACGGGGTAAATTAATATAACCTTCTCCTAGCCCCCTACTATGTAGAAGGGCTAGCAAGCTGATTATAGGTAATTTGCTCTGTGTGGGACCCGGTAATTCCATACCTTACATAAATACATTTAATTCTCATTAATAACTTCATCTATAAAATGAAGCCACCTATATTACATTTGTATTATAgttaaatttataataaatatttttattttcatgattttttactaataattaaattatatttaataattattatattttaaaaaaaaatcaaccaatataaatatttgattttttattatattctttttaaaagtattgattttaaagtttttagtagattgtatttcatttttttactttttaaaatttagttttacttataattttaaatttaatttttttttaaaatgttctgtttggagtagagttcaattttataatattttataatttgttaatattgattttattaatttattattttttaattttcatcttTATTAAGAATTGTGGTTAGAAATAATTATAGTCAATTTTAACATCTATTTTAATTATTCAAAAATGAATAATTACAAAGTAACAATTTATAATTTTAGAtaagatttcaatttttttaacttaattttgttttataatttttttttaacatttgaaagattaaatttataaataagttTATTCTATATATCTTTATTACAATTGTTAGAGATTAGAAAGATATAATTTTTGTtatatgtatattatatttttttttaatatggtaATTAATAAAATTTTGTTAGTTATTAAAATTAGGTTCTTTTAAAAtggtaaatatttttaaaatagtttaatttAAGATTATTATATTTTAGAATTTTATTATTGGCGATAATTTTGTTTCTAAAGTGATTGGTTCAAACACACTAACCTTGGGTAAAATTGTTACTAGCATGGTTTTAGGTTTTCCACCTAATTTTTTTATCCATTTACAAATATTTCAATGTATAtagtgacatgataactcaatcaacatattatataaattttgtaataaatttttaattttagttgaATTATGGATAAAATTTTAAAACATTATTATTTATATTCTAGTAGCACTCATTTTCAATAATTAGAAATAAATCTTTTCAACCACGAGAATATTTTAACTAAATTTTGGTAATattattttcaaatattaaaaaggaattttaatttaatttcactACTTAAATTAAAGTTTGATAACAATAACttctctcctctccccctctcctctctctctacctatcttTCTCTCTCGCTCTAGTTGACTCTCTGTGTCCTTCTATCATAGTACCACATGTAGCTCTATTTCTCCATCTATATGtagctatctcttcctctttatctctacctctccctaTACAATTATCTCTTTTTATCtatttctctctatatctctctacttttatctctcctATACCTCTTATTCCCTATATGtctatcttcttatctatatctctctacctctacctctacctctttctatctctttatctattaCTCTCCTTCTTCTAGTGacaggaacttgacgctttgcatTCTTGTTTAAAAACTTTTCTTGAAGAACAAGTTACAATTGAAAAAATAAATGTTTTTCCAATAAATAGAATACTCTGCATTCGAAGTACTGTCTCCTCCTCAATTATCAAGACAAAAAAAGGGCTCGAGCTACGCGGGTATGTTGCGTTCTTAGcaaacaagaatttttttttttttggttgttgcgTATGTTCCCTATTTTCAATTGGTTTATTTTTATGCATCGTCCTAGATTCTTGCTTATAGGTGACAGCAATGATGTGGCTCCTTGGAGCATATCTATTGCTTTTGCAAAGAGACATTGTGGGTGGTTTGGTGATTTTGGCGGCGCCAATGACAGACGGAGAAGCTTTGCTATCATTCAAGCGTGGAGCAATATCAAGTCCAGATCAAAAGAACGGCGTGCTGAAGAGTTGGAATCAATCGTCAGCAGAAAACCCATGTTTTGCACATTGGGAGGGCATCTCGTGCGATTTCAGGTCAGGCAAAGTTGTATCCATCGGTTTAGCAGAAAGAAATTTGAGTGGCATTATTTCCCCATCTTTGTCATCTCTTCCACATTTATCCTTTCTCAATCTCTCATATATACAACGGTTTCCATGGTTGGCTACCGCATGAGACTAGTCAGATGAAGGCCCTGGAGGTGTTAAATTTGTCTGGTCCAATGCCTTCCACTTTGGTTAACATGTCAAAGATTTCCTTTCCCGACTTGTCTGTAAATTCATTGAATGGCTCGATCCCCGATGCCCTGGGCTTCTGTCAATCTCTCGTCACAATTGATCTTTCTTTTAATAAATTGACAGGGATAATGCCAGCCAGCTTAGGATTGTTGCATAGTCTTGAGAATCTAATCACAGGAGGGAACAATTTGGGAGGCGTTATCCCACAAAACTTGGCCAACTGTAGTAATTTAAGAGTTCTTGTACTTGCAAATAGCACATATCTGGAATGAAGCCTTCCAAAAGAGCTTGGGAATCTGAGCAATCTAGAAGTGATGGCCTTGTCCCAGAACTCATTCTCGGGAGCCATTCCAAGGTCCATAGGAAACTGCAGGTCTCTTTCTAAGCTTGACCTCTCTGCAAATAGACTGAGCGGGGTAATCCCTCCAGAATTAGGCCATCTATCTAAGCTACAGGTACTCTATTTATTTGCCAACAATTTGCTTGGGAACATCCCTGCTTCCTTAGGGAACTGCAGTGATCTGCAAACTTTGTCATTTGGGAAAAATAATCTGACTGGCAAAATTCCGCCAGAAGCATTTGATGAGGATATGAGAAACCTGCAGAAAGTTTATCTGTACTCTAACCATTTTTCTGGAGAATTGCCTGCTACtatatttcaccttccttcactGCAAGTGCTTGACTTGTCCAATAACAGTTTTACCGGTTACATCCCAGCGGACATCCAAAACCTAACTAGATTGATCCTTCTTCAGCTTGGGTGGAATAATCTTTCATGGCTTGTACCTACTTTCTTAGGAAACTGTTCAAACCTTATAGTTATTGAGCTATATCGAAATAGATTTGCAGGCGAGATTCCGAGTCAACTTGGGCAGTTAGAATCCTTCCAAAGACTGGCATTGAGTTCAAACCACCTTGTAGGAAGCATTCCTGAGCAGATTTATAACGCCACCTCTCTCCAGCTTCTTCAGCTCAGTAATAACAGGATCGGAGGAAAACTAAGCAGGGTCATCTCCAGTATGCACAATCTTGAGAGCCTATATTTGACTAATATGTCTCTTACTGGTAGTATTCCTGCTGACATAAGAAATCTTAGCAAGCTAGTGGCATTGGATTTGTCTAGAAATAATCTACAAGGTATCATACCAAATTGTTTTCTCTGTCTTCCCAGTTTGGGTGAATTATATCTCTTTGATAACCAGTTAGAAGATAGTATACCGTCGGACATCTCTGAGTCCTCAAACCTGGTTAAGCTATTTCTCCATCTAAACAGGCTGAGTGGAATCATACCTGCTTCTGTTGGCAAGCTATCTCAGCTTGAATGGCTGGACTAATCAAGCAATTTACCAATGGGAAAGGTATATATATGTGTCAAACAATAAGCTCGAGGGACAATTCCCTGCCCAATTAGCCATGCTCAAAAGCCTTGCCATCACATTCAATCTGTCATACAATCTAATCGGCGGTTCGGTACCTTCCGAGATTGGAGGAATGATGTTCGTTCAAGCCATAGATCTCTCCAAAAACAGGTAAGGTGTACAAGGGCGTTTTATCTGATGGAACAAGAGTTGCAGTAAAAGTTGTGAATCCTGAGAGCCCTGCTTTCGAGAACTTCGAACACGAATTGCATATTCTGGGAAAGGTGAAGCACAGGAATTTGGTGCGAGTACTTGGTTACTTCTCCAACACAGAGAAAAAGGCTTTCATCTTTGAACTCATGGCCAATGGAAGCCTCGAGCATCAGCTACATGAATGCAATGTTTCTCTGGAAAACCGCATGGGTATTGCTAATTGTCTGGTTTATTTGCACTGTGAATTTGATGGTAGGCGTTGTGTAGTTCATTGAAATCTCAAACCTAGTAACGTTCTTCTATTAAGACATGGAAGTGCGTATATGTGACCTTGGAGCATCAGCCATTATCTCCGCTCAGGGAGACAACTCTCAACCTTGTTGCATATTCATGGGCACCATAGGCTACGTTGCACCAGGTGAAACATTATAAACATATTTTCTATCAAATATATTACTGGTTTCTTGTCCGTTCATACTTGTATATGATATATGTGTTCTTACAGAGGTGGCATACGGAGGGAGGTTAAGCTTAAAGATGGATGTTTACAGCCATGGAATAGTTTTGATGGAAATGTTGAGTGGGAATTAAGAAGCCCACAAGCACTGCAACTGCAATTCAGGTATGGGCGCAACAAGCTCTCCTTCAGGAGAGATTAGAGGACATTATCGATCACTCGCTCTTGTTGAGTATGAATGAGGGTGCCGGTGCTTCAATATAGGAGCAGCAACTTGAACAGATACGTTGTCTTCTACAACTAGCTCTTCACTGTACCAAAAGCTTGCCCGATGAGCGCCCATCAATTAAGGAAGTATTGCATCGCCTGAATCATATTTCAGGAAATACGTCAATGAATTTAATGGAGAAATCGACATCTATGCTTTTGAATGCTGATAAAGTGGATGTTGCCTGTTCTTCCTCCTCCACGTCGTACTAGGTGTCCGAATTTTGGTCATCGTTCTCCAACTTTTTTCAATTTTAAGGTTGTATTATCATTTCATTCCCAGCAGAATTCTGGACTCCATTTCCTCTCGCTTGCAAATAGCTGTGCCACAAATATACAACCAACCTAGATTCCCTCGTCTACATCATGCGTTAACATATCTTTTTGCCTTGTTTGCACAGGAAAAAGAGAGTTTCCCAAAAAAAAATCTCTTTGATTCTATGGTAAATTGCTATATCATTATGTATGTTGGTATATGCAGATTGGAGTGTTGATTTGGTATATTATTATGTAATGCATCCAACTCTTTTGCTTTGCACTTTGTTAGGAGCACATGAATACTAGCATGAAAGTGCATCATGGCGtagtataataaaaaaattatatttaaaaaaattatttagatcaatgaaaagcaattatttttcgttctttaaatttattttatttattttatagtatagatgcacgtttgttaacattataatttacaaaaattatttttgttgcaaacgaTTGGCTAATATCATTTTGCCTCTTATAAGCAGGTTTCTCGGAACAACCCATAATCTCAGATTTTTCGGAATCACCacacattttaaaattatttacctTCTTTAATTTGAGTTTCTAAAAAACTTATGAAcaagattaaaaaatatatatattttaaaaatatgtattatatttaaaatgttctttaatttataatcaaaataaactagatttcaataatattttttttggcaAAGAAAGATAAATATccatattaatttaatcttttatttaatttaaacaataatttattaaatttaatatgaaagtaaacaaatagaagaaggataaATATGATGGACTTttctaacaatttatttttttttaaattaatattttaaaacgaatttaatagtattaatatttttttatctatagcttttcattatttaattacataaaaataaataattatttttaatttttatttcttatttaatttaaatataataatttatcaAATTTAATATGATATTAAACAATCTTTCTAAACAGCCCACAACATTACCTCATTAAAACATTTAATTTCTCCTTCATCCCAACCTATCTATACTTCCTTTTGATTAGTATCTTCATACTAGTATTATCTTTGTAAACACTTTTCCCTTCAAATATCTCAAGTGTTATAAGTATTATAACCTCTTATATTTATATGTCTTCTATATATGATAATAAAATCCAAAATAGATTAGTAGCAATATACATTTTTAAAACTCCCTCAATTATCTTGTCCTAATGTCTAACTTCCTTCCCTATTCACATGAATGTTCTCAATCTTTTCATTATATCTAACTTTCAATTTTCTAAGGATTAACCCAGTACACTATAGAAACCAAGGGTTAGATGTAACATAATCTTTAACTTCCTCTTTTTTCTTGACAAAGCTTGTAAGACTATTTTTACTGTAGACCTAAACAACAAATAAATAGGGTATTTTGTGCTCCCGTTCAAGGCTTTTCACCCATTGAACCAATGATCCTATAATCAAGGTTCCCTTACTTCACAATTTGCCTAAGAGGACGAGAATCAAATGCTTTAGTTTGATTGTCCCTCATACCATTACTTGGTATCATATCTCTGCAACAGACTTATGAGGAATTAGTTTCAATTAGATTCTTGTAGGAATTAAATTATTAATAGTcaaatatcacacacacacacacacacataataataatttatataaacCAATATAAGTCACTTTGTTGTTGCATTTGCTGAAATGTTAATTAGTATACGCATTTGGACACCAAAGATCATAAATTCTTCATCTATACACTATAGTGTACAACTTCCACATAGCACAATTCATATATAGTTATTAATGTGCTATTCaccaaatattttataattatagccACATTAATGTTGCACTAAGAGAAGCCCTCGTCACACAACAATGTTCTAAAGTGGTCCAAAATTTGCATGTACTATGACAGAGTTTATAATAGACATAAAAAATACAACTCATGTATCTAATAGTAAAACTATTGGATGCTTGCACCATATAAACGCTATAGGACGTCTACGAGTTGTAAAAGAATCACTAATATATACCTACTCCCTAACAAAatgacattgaacaaccaaatattTGATCCTCGCATAGCAAGAAGGTTATCTAccaaaaaaattgtaatttatcATAGTCCAATACTATATTtgttatataattaataaaaaattcaataactataacaaaaattactatttcaactacaaatcaagaggcaagtactcgccactatgtggcacttgtttaatatatatattgttGAATATAGATTTaatcttttattatttaatatatatatattcttttaacaaataaatgatttatttaaaatatgttATATTGTAATAAAATATTATGTATATTTCAATTAATATTACTTAATTGTTTAATTATAATCATATTAATAATATAAGTAGATTACAATTCCATTCAAGtacaattgaatttaaaaattattcatctatttatacttttttttaaatgatatttaAACATATTAGAAATCAACAATATTTCTAACTAAAAATATGTAATATCATTTTTCCGTCCATTCTAACATTCTTGAAAAGTTCCATGATCCTTGGAAAGTGTAGATCCTAACTTTTTGAGCTTGTTCATAGgttttatcttttatttattaatatataaactgTGCAACATAAATATGATTAATATgggttttaaataaaaataaatgatttatttaaagaCATTCATGACTATAAATTACACCTCTCCACATAATTatactattaaatattttttaacaaatataattaaaaaagGAATATTCAAGAAATTAATgagatttagtataaattaaatttataaatttgtATTCTTGTATAATTATTATTAGATGTTatgatattttaaaataatttactaGAGTCAAGTTCAAATTATAATTCTTTAGTTATTTTTGTTGAGTTTATTAAGAGAATAAATTTTGCTTTGCATATGATAGTAATGTAGTGCCCATCTTctgtaatttaattaaaatttctatattttttattaatttctaAAATATATAATAATGCAAGAAATTTCTATGTAAAATTCAATTAATATTAGTTAATTGTTTTTTATTACggaaaaaacaagttttgaagggacccgaaccCTTTACAAAAGGTCAAAACTATAAAAAAGACATAAAAAGCTTAACAGTTAAATGAAACACTACCTATAGAAAAAAACAGAGACATCGGAAGCCCAACACCAACAAAAAACCAATAAAAAGCCCAACAAAAACTAAGGAAAGAAAAGGGGGGCTATCCCAAATTCTTCAAAGTATCAACAACCTCTGCCTCAAGTTGGTTCATATTCTGAGCCAATTTCTTCAAATCCTGAATATCTTGCAGGCGTTTGCCTACCTTCCTCTTCAAATTGGTTCGAGTTCTCTTGCTAGGACCCATAGACTCCTTGTTACCTTTTTCCTTCTCCAAATCCATGTCCACAACTAAATTACCCCTATAGCCCTTTTCACGATTCACCACCATGGTATTCATGTTGTCTGCAGTGGTCTTGATAACATTGTGGCTAAGAGACATAATTGATTGAAGGGTATCTTTTATACTATTCAATCTCTTCTCGAAGGCCACAATATTATTCTCATAGtcttttttgaggtttttcatggCTTCAAAAGTTTTAGAAAGacaatcaacaacaaaaaaaaattcctcCTCTATCCAAAGCTCACTACCATTAGTGCCTTGTCTACCATATGAACCCTCACCTTCATTTTCCAGCATTTCCAACTTATAGTTTATAGCCCTTTCTTTTAAATTTAGGTTCTTAATCTCATGAAAGGCCCACTTCATAAGCCAAAAAAAATCCACTACCCCATTTTCTTTCTATGGATATAATGTCAGTAGGGAACTCCTAATCTAAATTTAAGAGGTGAGAATCAGTATTTTGCTGAGTAAAAAATGAGGTCTATTTTCCCTTTTCGTAGAAGGATAAGAGTTATTTGAGTTCGGGGGAGATGGGGAGCCTTGATTAGCATGTTCAAAGGAGGGTTCCTCAAAAGCTAGAGATTTACCCTTGATTGAAGGGAGAGTCTTAGGCATCTTTTCACCACATTTGGTTCTAGAGCCAGGGGGTTGGGTAACAATATTATCGAACTTCTTAAACATTCGCTTCGCAACAGGTGGAGGATTGTCAAGGTTCTTTTTGTTTTTCACCTTCTTAGGAGGCACAAAGCTATCTTCCTTCATTTTCGTGGTCCAATCTTCATCATTGGAAATGCAGGTTTCCAATTCCTCATCCTCCAAAATGGAAATATGGGAGGAATTAGGCTTAGCAGAATTGGCTTTGAAATTCTCATAAATCAAaactgttaggataaccagtgaacaacggagaggggggctgaattagttgttgaaatattatagcttttaatccacaatataaccttaaaaatATCAGAGTACAAGTAAAGCACAAACCGGATGCCGgtagaaacagatactggtaaacaatacaacttaataattaactagataatcaatgcaaagcaaccatactacataacaccatgatttgtacatggaaaacccagaaagggaaaaatcatagtgggaagcctacccacagtcatatgatacttctacagaaagtatgtgttacaatgaggggcctgcacttgcaggaaggcacactgcctagagtgaactgctcattacaaaatagtctcactgaatacagagaggctacaaccttctcaagataaatggagaacaatccaatagagtgaactgctggaaatagcatctactatgcctgattacagtctcggttaagctcaatgtcggaggattAAATCCTAATTTGAAAccaatctgatcaccaatgatcgatcaactactctgcctgaatgatattacaatattcacgcattacattccttgaccatgacctttccaataaccatgatactttaaaaatagtttctacctcttatttatacaaaccctaaggcctaaaccaattaggtcggccacctaaagatattacaattacataattcctttttacaatgatatgccatgtcggcttaagatcaaaacaataataactgtagacacttaaaattgtcatgtctaattaaataaatatctttatttatttaattattttgagcctaattcttctattaattaaataaatccttatttatctaattaattcatttatcctcttctagccttatttctcatttaaataaataaatttatttatttaaattatcattttcccaaattaaataaatattttatttatttaatgatcccacttcctctattaattaaataaatatttatttatttaattaattcattagccttttccacccatgacacatgtcattcatctcttaattcatacactacctacccttttcattattttattattttcttttaactaccctgtaatcatagccgaccatttatcttttacacctctcaatcttatccctccatttcttatggtgtcttctatataagaggatacttcattatcaaacactaccTAACTAACTCAATTGCACATTCGACTACACTacacctttgcactttcatatgcaatcttacttgcaaccacatttccgttctttgttgagctcttgtgcacatattaaatctgagagcaaatatatcaagcaagatcaatagagataggaagaatggagatccaaaccctattggacatgtgatggtataatctttgtgatttcattttatttgcattgtcttgggtaatcttcatatgttatggtggatctttgttgttgttaggctagggttttgtggttgaattcatttagtatttcaatattgtcattgttgattctattttcaccgtatacattttggcacacccggtgggactcttgtccctttttgcatttaacatatgtgttgcagattttgtgttttgaagttgcagatctgacatttccgacaaaattttgatatttttcgcatctgcgtactttcggattgcATTTTTGGTTTTATGTCATgtttgtgacatctggaatcgcattTTTGTCCTCAACAGTATTTCATTTTTTTGTAGATGACGGGAATCGCGTCTATGTTCCCTAGTCGCATCTGTGGagttttcaggcacgtctgtgtccagaagccaCGTCTGTGTTCTGGAGCTACGTCTGTGTCTCATCTAAACGCGTCTACGTCCAGAAGCCATGTTTGTGTTTCTGATAATCGTGTTTTtgtgcaagtgtttcattttgggtttcattgatttagtttttcgtcattcggatttcagatctggtttattttgagttaacatttttcagatctagctaacaaaattggtgcagcttgtcttgaaagcaaaatcattttgttgaaggcccctatttcacaaagtcttttggatttaaaatttacctaacttgtgtgcttgcaagaaggggtgatcatttgaaacaatccaaactactaacagatctttgttgcaggaccttggcaagggtttttgatatctattgtgtgctttgttttcatagactagcaaatacttccattggtgcactaaaattgagccattgtcttttgtgtcttgagcaataggctctttttgtttcatctttagagggcctgtctccccgtgtggtcattaggactactagtgaagagagaatgacccaagtggtagcaaaagaaaagtcgtcttcttccaaaccactataaataattgtatgcatggtgaaaactatgaataatgtgtgttgattagttcataccgacactatgtctccccataaacccgtttgaccaaatttatttgatcatttgtagggtgtaacccctactggctaggagccttctgtatttacagagctgaaagtgccgcatgtatggccacacgagcggatgcccttactagcacctttttgttttagaagccaaaattcttctagttgttggggcaggaggtcggacctctggtagtggcccacacacatacggttcttagtagagatacaaagtttgccacagggagttttttcatggggactgatgcttggctgtcctgagaagtgagtgccgagggtggagccagtggggtcaagcatctaagtatctgctctgaatagcgtagcctcaggggaaactccatgtgggatcaacaactattgtcctagccaaccatatgaattgtgcttgtcttattttgaactatcaaacattcaagaccaaacattaaaacattgtgtcttttgtgtcttcaagtgtatgcaaaacaaattttacatcaaacaacacacttttctttgagtcatttttgagtctaaacacttgcaaacattgagtcctcatcaacactgtgtcctcttgtcatgaaaaacagtcaaacgttcagatttggtcacaacaagcaactttgcaaattggaaaaattgcactcagtttgtAGAAACGCGTGTGTCtgatagaatagcatctgtgttgtcaaaacgcgtctgtgtctttttagcaactttgcatttacaacatctcagaatcatgtctgtgtttgacagaatagcgtctgtgtcatttaagcacgtctgtgaagtatacaagcacatctgtgttcaagattgaaaactttcaAAAATTCAGCAAACAAAAACAgtcaatttcagacttattgagcttcctaggttatctcttcagttTTTCATCTAGtgttcaacctatctttgggtctcacaaagtccatcattgctttacatcttacattacattcacatttgtctaaacttgagtcaaaaggttacttgcttTCCCTcaccatactttgtcaacacactacatagaacaacattttgctaagtggtccctcatcaaggtctatcacctttgggtctcatttggtcttacttagagtcatgatcaacttacctcatcaagagaaactatcatctctttggaagccacacctactctactacataca is a genomic window of Cryptomeria japonica chromosome 7, Sugi_1.0, whole genome shotgun sequence containing:
- the LOC131856755 gene encoding LRR receptor-like serine/threonine-protein kinase RGI3 gives rise to the protein MMWLLGAYLLLLQRDIVGGLVILAAPMTDGEALLSFKRGAISSPDQKNGVLKSWNQSSAENPCFAHWEGISCDFSLPKELGNLSNLEVMALSQNSFSGAIPRSIGNCRSLSKLDLSANRLSGVIPPELGHLSKLQVLYLFANNLLGNIPASLGNCSDLQTLSFGKNNLTGKIPPEAFDEDMRNLQKVYLYSNHFSGELPATIFHLPSLQVLDLSNNSFTGYIPADIQNLTRLILLQLGWNNLSWLVPTFLGNCSNLIVIELYRNRFAGEIPSQLGQLESFQRLALSSNHLVGSIPEQIYNATSLQLLQLSNNRIGGKLSRVISSMHNLESLYLTNMSLTGSIPADIRNLSKLVALDLSRNNLQGIIPNCFLCLPSLGELYLFDNQLEDSIPSDISESSNLVKLFLHLNRLSGIIPASVGKVYKGVLSDGTRVAVKVVNPESPAFENFEHELHILGKVKHRNLVRVLGYFSNTEKKAFIFELMANGSLEHQLHECNVSLENRMGIANCLVYLHCEFDGRQLSTLLHIHGHHRLRCTRGGIRREVKLKDGCLQPWNSFDGNVEWELRSPQALQLQFRLEC